One window from the genome of Spirosoma rhododendri encodes:
- a CDS encoding carbohydrate kinase family protein — MNSFSSQEPFAMLAVGELLVDLIGHSITDNLLDANDFRRLQGGSPANMAANMARLGNRSALVACVGTDNLGRFLTAQVAAAGVETGFIQQDSREPTSLVVVSRTKGTPDFIAYRSADRMLQPDHLPDSLLSQSRIFHTTCFALSQAPAQQTIVDAARRAHKLGCQVSIDANYAPSIWPDREQAWQILADYCSAKALVKLSEDDAARLYGIRTGDALPSHEAIIDKFHQMGAELVCLTLGADGSLVSSAGGAKQVRVLGQPVEVVDATGAGDAYWAGFLTAYLDGQTPEVCARAGAKLAQLKLERSGPLPAQVDRALLY, encoded by the coding sequence ATGAATTCGTTTTCCAGTCAGGAGCCCTTCGCCATGCTTGCCGTTGGCGAACTACTGGTCGATCTGATCGGCCATTCCATCACCGACAATCTACTCGATGCCAATGATTTTCGCCGACTCCAGGGAGGCAGCCCGGCCAATATGGCTGCCAACATGGCCCGGCTGGGCAATCGGTCGGCGTTGGTGGCCTGCGTCGGTACCGACAATCTGGGGCGGTTTCTAACCGCGCAGGTGGCCGCTGCGGGGGTAGAGACGGGCTTTATTCAGCAGGATAGCCGCGAACCGACCAGCCTTGTCGTCGTGTCTCGGACAAAAGGAACCCCCGACTTTATCGCCTATCGCAGTGCCGACCGGATGTTGCAGCCCGATCACTTACCCGATTCGCTGCTGAGCCAAAGCCGGATTTTCCACACAACCTGTTTCGCGCTCAGTCAGGCACCGGCGCAACAAACGATTGTCGATGCCGCCCGGCGGGCGCACAAGCTGGGTTGCCAGGTGAGTATCGACGCGAACTACGCCCCCAGCATCTGGCCCGACCGCGAACAGGCTTGGCAGATACTGGCGGACTACTGCTCAGCGAAGGCGTTGGTCAAACTAAGTGAAGATGATGCGGCCCGGCTCTACGGCATTCGTACGGGCGATGCGCTACCGTCGCACGAAGCGATCATCGACAAGTTTCACCAGATGGGCGCGGAACTCGTCTGTCTGACGCTGGGTGCTGATGGGAGTCTGGTGTCATCAGCGGGGGGAGCCAAACAGGTTCGGGTATTGGGGCAGCCGGTTGAAGTGGTCGACGCGACGGGAGCCGGTGATGCGTACTGGGCGGGTTTCCTGACGGCTTACCTCGACGGGCAGACACCCGAAGTCTGCGCCCGCGCCGGAGCCAAGCTGGCTCAATTGAAACTCGAACGCTCCGGCCCGCTCCCCGCGCAGGTCGACCGGGCGTTGTTGTATTAG
- a CDS encoding BamA/TamA family outer membrane protein, translating to MISDPIKWLGSVLLVLTGMAQSAWAATSHSDTTVAAVDTDSSRSVVVRSVTLIGNVRTRDRIVFREMTLKTGDTVLLSDLPGRLTWDRRNISNTNLFITVDLKTEQTTPTDTTQLAQLDLTVRMKERWYLIAYPVFDIADRNLNEWWYDRGRDLRRTIYGGRLSYRNVTGSNDRLQVEIIRGFWQRTVLSYARPYIDKAQRIGLRVDVGYQTNNDIPYTTIADKWRYVRADQTLRSRTWGALTLTNRHGLYHYHSVDIRYSRNTVADTVVRLNPDYFLDNRTEQRYASLAYGYRYDRRDNVAYPLRGTLFLGSVGVSGLLPSDNFRFLDVTTSVSRYWPMGKKVYGAANLRARTTWPDRQPYFNLHGIGNSTDNVRGYELYVIDGQHSAVARSSFRYQLFDTVKQLNWLRIRQFNTLPIAAYITAFADAGYVGSTVAEQYQSRLANQLLVGTGLSFDLVTYYNLVIRLSGAINRQGNTGFYFNFAQEF from the coding sequence ATGATCTCTGACCCGATTAAATGGCTGGGGAGCGTGTTGCTGGTATTGACCGGAATGGCACAGTCGGCATGGGCCGCCACCAGTCATTCAGACACGACTGTGGCCGCTGTCGACACCGATTCATCACGGTCAGTCGTCGTGCGATCGGTTACGCTGATTGGTAATGTACGTACCCGAGACAGAATTGTTTTCCGTGAAATGACGCTGAAAACAGGTGACACAGTCCTGCTTTCTGACCTGCCGGGTCGCCTGACCTGGGATCGGCGGAATATCAGCAACACTAATCTGTTCATCACCGTCGACCTGAAGACTGAGCAGACTACCCCCACCGATACAACCCAACTGGCGCAGCTCGATCTGACCGTCAGGATGAAGGAACGCTGGTACCTGATTGCGTATCCCGTATTCGACATCGCTGACCGCAATCTCAACGAGTGGTGGTATGACCGGGGCCGTGACCTCCGCCGGACCATCTACGGCGGTCGGCTCAGCTACCGCAACGTAACCGGCTCGAACGATCGTCTACAAGTGGAAATAATCAGGGGTTTCTGGCAGCGAACCGTCTTATCATACGCCCGCCCATACATCGACAAAGCTCAGCGAATCGGGCTCCGTGTTGACGTCGGGTACCAAACCAACAACGATATTCCGTACACAACCATCGCCGATAAATGGCGGTACGTCCGGGCCGATCAGACGCTGAGGAGCCGCACATGGGGTGCGCTGACGCTCACTAACCGCCACGGCCTGTACCACTACCACAGCGTTGACATTCGGTACAGCCGGAATACGGTGGCTGATACGGTTGTGCGCCTGAATCCCGATTATTTTCTCGATAACCGAACTGAGCAGCGCTACGCATCGCTTGCCTATGGCTACCGCTACGACCGGCGCGACAATGTAGCCTACCCGCTGCGGGGAACCTTGTTTCTCGGCTCTGTCGGCGTATCGGGGTTGCTTCCGTCCGACAATTTCCGCTTCCTCGACGTAACCACGTCCGTCAGCCGCTACTGGCCGATGGGTAAAAAAGTGTACGGGGCCGCTAACCTGCGCGCCCGTACCACCTGGCCCGATCGACAGCCGTATTTCAACCTGCACGGCATCGGCAACTCCACCGACAACGTGCGCGGCTACGAACTCTACGTGATCGACGGGCAGCACTCAGCCGTAGCCCGGAGTAGTTTTCGGTATCAGTTATTCGACACCGTCAAGCAACTCAACTGGCTACGTATCCGGCAGTTCAACACCCTGCCCATTGCCGCTTACATCACCGCCTTCGCCGACGCGGGTTACGTCGGCAGTACTGTGGCTGAGCAATACCAGAGCCGCCTGGCC
- the lgt gene encoding prolipoprotein diacylglyceryl transferase, whose protein sequence is MLQYLIWEPDPEIFHIGAFSVRWYGLLFAMGFLIGMQIMSYIFKVERKPVADTDTLLIYMVVSTIVGARFGHFLFYEPEVLINHPLTVITPPFAGLASHGATIGILTALWLYSRRKESIATNQTFLWVTDRIVIVVALAGAFIRMGNFVNSEIIGRPTDLPWGVVFPKADYRDVLGPPELHLVPRHPAQLYEALSCLIIFVVLLWFWNRYKDKTPRGSMLGIFLIWIFTLRFLFEYVKENQVAKEATMALNIGQLLSIPAVLLGIYFLVRSYKHPVVVPKELEDTIGK, encoded by the coding sequence ATGCTGCAATACCTGATTTGGGAGCCTGATCCCGAAATTTTTCACATTGGCGCGTTTTCGGTTCGCTGGTACGGGCTACTCTTCGCGATGGGTTTCCTGATCGGCATGCAGATCATGTCCTATATCTTCAAAGTTGAACGGAAGCCCGTTGCCGATACCGATACGCTGCTGATCTACATGGTCGTGTCGACAATTGTCGGTGCGCGCTTCGGCCACTTCCTGTTCTACGAACCCGAAGTGCTCATCAATCACCCGCTGACGGTAATTACACCCCCCTTCGCCGGATTGGCCAGTCACGGTGCGACTATCGGTATCCTGACGGCACTGTGGTTGTACTCGCGCCGGAAAGAAAGTATCGCCACCAACCAGACGTTTCTGTGGGTAACGGATCGTATCGTGATTGTGGTGGCGTTGGCCGGTGCATTTATCCGGATGGGTAACTTTGTCAACTCCGAAATCATTGGCCGCCCGACGGATCTGCCGTGGGGAGTGGTCTTCCCCAAAGCCGACTACCGCGACGTTCTCGGCCCGCCTGAGCTGCACCTTGTGCCGCGCCACCCGGCCCAGCTTTACGAGGCCCTGTCGTGCCTGATCATCTTCGTTGTGCTGTTGTGGTTCTGGAATCGCTATAAGGACAAGACCCCACGCGGCAGTATGCTCGGCATTTTCCTGATCTGGATTTTCACCCTGCGTTTCCTGTTCGAGTACGTCAAAGAAAACCAGGTAGCGAAAGAAGCGACGATGGCGCTCAACATCGGGCAACTGCTCAGTATCCCGGCCGTTCTGCTCGGTATTTACTTCCTCGTCCGCAGCTACAAGCATCCAGTCGTGGTACCGAAGGAGTTAGAGGATACGATTGGGAAGTGA
- a CDS encoding MFS transporter: MKQKPRLTFWQIWNMSFGFLGIQYGFGLQQANMSPIFRYLNADEANIPILWLAGPVTGLIVQPIIGSISDRTWSPRWGRRKPFFLIGAIVTSLALFLMPNSSALWMAANLMWILDTGLNITQEPFRAFIGDKLSDEQRGLGFAMQSFFVGFGQTLANLMPTIFRLLGITTTAAVATNVIPDSIKFPFYIGGAAVILAVIWTIYTTDEYPPDDMQEFERMKRQSSGVSGAFTEIVHALRDMPSTMKQLWWVKFFTWFGLPLMWQYLTLAVCRHAFNAPTAQSPGFQEGTEWGNLCFAVFNIGCFGVSFFLPAIANRIGRRGTHALFLTFGGLGFLSMLLSNDKYAFLIGMAFVGLAWASILSMPYVLLSSSVPAERMGVYMGIFNGFIVVPQIVNNLSISYIYPLLGSDPRNALALAGVCLLLAAGACFLVKENRVSQVAAFPMGAGGH, from the coding sequence ATGAAACAAAAACCCCGCCTGACTTTCTGGCAAATCTGGAACATGAGTTTCGGATTTTTGGGCATTCAGTACGGCTTCGGTCTGCAACAGGCCAACATGAGTCCAATTTTTCGGTATCTCAACGCCGATGAAGCAAACATTCCTATTCTATGGCTGGCCGGTCCGGTTACGGGGCTGATCGTGCAACCCATCATCGGCTCCATCAGCGACCGGACATGGTCGCCCCGCTGGGGTCGCCGGAAGCCGTTCTTTCTTATCGGCGCCATCGTTACCAGTCTGGCTCTCTTTCTGATGCCCAACTCATCAGCCCTGTGGATGGCGGCTAACCTGATGTGGATTCTCGACACGGGTTTGAACATCACGCAGGAACCGTTCCGGGCGTTTATCGGTGACAAGCTAAGTGACGAGCAGCGTGGACTGGGCTTCGCCATGCAGAGTTTTTTCGTGGGTTTCGGTCAGACGCTGGCGAACTTGATGCCAACGATTTTCCGGCTGCTGGGCATTACCACAACGGCCGCCGTGGCTACCAACGTCATTCCCGACAGCATTAAATTTCCGTTCTACATTGGTGGTGCGGCCGTAATTCTGGCCGTGATCTGGACGATCTACACCACCGACGAATACCCGCCCGACGACATGCAGGAGTTCGAGCGAATGAAGCGGCAAAGCAGTGGGGTCAGCGGAGCATTTACCGAAATTGTGCATGCCCTTCGCGATATGCCGTCTACGATGAAGCAGCTCTGGTGGGTGAAATTCTTTACCTGGTTTGGCCTGCCGCTGATGTGGCAGTACCTGACGCTGGCCGTTTGCCGCCATGCGTTCAACGCCCCCACGGCGCAATCGCCCGGTTTTCAGGAAGGCACCGAATGGGGCAACCTGTGCTTTGCCGTCTTCAACATCGGCTGTTTCGGCGTGTCGTTTTTTCTGCCCGCCATCGCCAACCGAATTGGTCGTCGGGGTACGCATGCCTTATTTCTGACGTTCGGCGGGCTGGGCTTCCTGTCGATGCTGCTGTCGAACGACAAGTACGCGTTTCTGATCGGGATGGCGTTCGTTGGGCTGGCCTGGGCGTCGATCCTGTCGATGCCATACGTACTGCTGTCGAGTTCGGTACCCGCCGAGCGGATGGGCGTATACATGGGTATCTTCAACGGCTTTATCGTCGTACCGCAGATCGTCAACAACCTGTCGATCAGCTATATCTACCCGCTGCTGGGCAGCGACCCGCGTAACGCCCTGGCACTGGCGGGTGTCTGTTTGTTGCTGGCGGCTGGTGCCTGCTTTCTGGTGAAAGAAAACCGGGTCAGTCAGGTAGCGGCTTTCCCGATGGGCGCGGGTGGCCACTAA
- the yidD gene encoding membrane protein insertion efficiency factor YidD, with the protein MKSVVIGLVRAYQAMLSPYLPNACRYTPTCSQYMIEAVRKYGAWRGGRMGLKRISRCHPWGGHGYDPVP; encoded by the coding sequence ATGAAATCAGTGGTTATCGGACTCGTCAGGGCGTATCAGGCGATGCTCTCGCCTTACCTGCCCAACGCCTGCCGGTACACACCTACCTGCTCGCAATACATGATCGAAGCAGTGCGGAAGTACGGCGCGTGGCGGGGTGGCCGCATGGGGCTGAAGCGCATCAGCCGCTGCCACCCGTGGGGTGGCCACGGATACGATCCGGTACCCTGA